In Geminocystis sp. NIES-3708, a single window of DNA contains:
- the pyrE gene encoding orotate phosphoribosyltransferase, with product MENNSAFLRQQLLDLFLKYAYQEGDFTLSSGQKSNFYLNGKQVTLRAEGALLVGKLIFSLLSENTAAVAGLTLGADPIVSAVSVVSAYENKPIPALIIRKEAKGHGTKAYIEGPDLDADAEVVVLEDVVTTGKSAMLAVERLKNAGYQVNKIISLVDREAGGRQFYESQGLEFEAIFTLTEIKKAQLTKN from the coding sequence ATGGAAAATAATAGTGCCTTTCTAAGACAACAATTACTAGATTTATTTCTCAAATATGCTTATCAAGAAGGAGATTTTACTCTTTCTTCGGGACAGAAAAGTAATTTTTATCTCAATGGTAAACAAGTCACTTTAAGAGCTGAAGGTGCTTTATTAGTTGGAAAATTAATTTTTTCTTTATTGTCAGAAAATACTGCTGCTGTGGCAGGTTTGACTTTAGGTGCTGATCCCATTGTTAGTGCTGTAAGTGTGGTGTCTGCCTATGAAAATAAGCCTATTCCAGCCCTCATTATTCGTAAAGAAGCTAAAGGTCATGGTACAAAAGCTTACATTGAAGGACCTGATTTAGATGCCGATGCAGAAGTTGTGGTGTTAGAAGATGTCGTAACTACTGGGAAATCAGCTATGTTGGCTGTAGAAAGATTAAAAAATGCTGGTTATCAGGTAAACAAAATTATTTCTTTAGTAGATCGTGAAGCAGGAGGTCGTCAATTTTATGAGTCTCAAGGCTTAGAATTTGAGGCTATTTTCACTTTGACAGAAATTAAAAAGGCACAGTTAACGAAAAATTAA